A genomic region of Homalodisca vitripennis isolate AUS2020 chromosome 5, UT_GWSS_2.1, whole genome shotgun sequence contains the following coding sequences:
- the LOC124362381 gene encoding procardosin-A-like isoform X2: MYYLALGISLLYLMGLVTSSAGDPTMVHLGLRRYNRIHRNSIENYTGHVRSIKGTADIALRDVQDLYYYGTMDVGTPPQTIRVLFDTGSSDLWVPSNKICSNDTNYCSKCQ; encoded by the exons ATGTATTACTTAGCCTTAGGCATTAGTCTGTTGTATCTTATGGGACTAGTCACATCTAGTGCCgg TGATCCGACAATGGTGCATCTTGGACTGAGGAGATACAATAGAATTCATCGAAATTCCATCGAAAATTACACTGGCCATGTACGAAGTATCAAGGGCACCGCAGATATTGCACTTAGAGATGTTCAGGAT CTGTACTACTACGGGACAATGGATGTAGGCACTCCTCCGCAGACGATCCGAGTGCTGTTCGATACTGGGTCTTCAGACTTGTGGGTTCCATCCAACAAGATATGCAGCAATGATACTAATTACTGCAGTaagtgtcaataa
- the LOC124362381 gene encoding pepsin A-like isoform X1 → MSDSLYKTILKLKRPIKTTMSSKGFYSLRLYEVKGSTISDPTMVHLGLRRYNRIHRNSIENYTGHVRSIKGTADIALRDVQDLYYYGTMDVGTPPQTIRVLFDTGSSDLWVPSNKICSNDTNYCSKCQ, encoded by the exons ATGTCTGATTCTCTATATAAgactattttaaaactgaaaaggcCTATTAAAACGACAATGTCTTCAAAGGGATTTTACTCTTTGCGTTTGTACGAAGTGAAGGGAAGCACCATCAG TGATCCGACAATGGTGCATCTTGGACTGAGGAGATACAATAGAATTCATCGAAATTCCATCGAAAATTACACTGGCCATGTACGAAGTATCAAGGGCACCGCAGATATTGCACTTAGAGATGTTCAGGAT CTGTACTACTACGGGACAATGGATGTAGGCACTCCTCCGCAGACGATCCGAGTGCTGTTCGATACTGGGTCTTCAGACTTGTGGGTTCCATCCAACAAGATATGCAGCAATGATACTAATTACTGCAGTaagtgtcaataa